The genomic stretch GCTAGTACGTCTATATCTTGTTGTCTTTTCAATCCTGTATTTATATATTTATACCCCAATACCTGACAGCTCACCTTATTCTCGCCTCAATATTCTAGTTGCAATCATACAAGGCGCATTAGCTAGTATGATTATTTTGCTGATTCCAGTACGGAATACTCCAGGCAGAAGATTGCTTGAGTTCTTTGGGGTCATGCCTAAGAACTATCTCAAAATTTCAGTAAAGCGTACTTTTACAACATTATCTCATCTTTTTAAGGGAAAATTTAGTCAAATAACCTTGTCAAAGTCTGATATCAATAGCTTGCTTTTCCTAATTGCTTTATTAATAGCATTTACCATCAAAATGCTTATACTTTACAATATTCTTATACCAAACATATCCGCCGAGGTTCCTCAGTTTGCCGGTCATTGGACTGCATTAATAGTCCGGATTGCACTAACTGTTTTACTTATCCGCTTTTTATACCTAACTTTTTTTACCAAACTTATAGCAAGCCGTTCTTCACATAAAACTGACGAGTTGTCTATACTTGCCAAACCAAAATCCTACACTTTGGGTACACCTGATCAATCATTGCCAAATCAATCTCTTGGTGCGGCAAATTCATTTCTTCATTCTTTGCACTTCGGTATTACAAGCTTTTTTAGCAGCAAATTTTTCCTAGCTTTTATCCTAATTATCATATTCTTGTTTCCATTCAGGGCATCTGTAACAGGTTCTGCAAATGTAACAGAAGGTGAATCTCTTGACATACGTTCTACGGAAACGGCAGTTGTTAAACAAATCTTTCAAGCTGGACCATCGTCGATTATCTTAAAAAATGGAACAAAGATACTTCAAATGTACTCACCAACATTAAGTTCTCAGCGTAGTCAGCAGATGCAACTCATTTCAAAATTGGATTCAGATATTCGAACTCAAAGGACACTTATTCAATCTATTCGCACGGGAAGCATTAAACTTGAAGGAGAGAATCGTGACGAGGAACTCCAAAGCGCATATGCAATGGTTCAAAAAGTAAAGTCAAAGATTACATCCCTACAAAATCAGATTAAGATTCAGAATGGTCAAATAGTAAAGCTGAGAGGTTTAACAAAGTCTGGAGCAATCAGCGAATTTCAACTTCAAAACCTATTATCTTCTCAAGAAGCTCTTACAGGCGAATTAGAGGGTGCCAAAAGTGAGTTAACATCTGCTTTGGCAGATGTAACAATCGCCCAGAGAAAACAGAAAATTGATCAAGATGTAAATTCAGGAGAGCAACTATCCAAAGCTCTAGACGAATTAAGTTCAGCCGAAAGTAGCTTGAAAGTTGGCAAAATTGCATTGGAAGCTATAGAGGCTCGTATCAGTAAGCTCACGCTTGTAATGCCTTTTGATGGAGTCATCAGTTCAAATACTAGAGCATTGTTGAACAGAACTGTCACACCAGGAGAGACAATATTAACCGTGAAAGCTCAGCCGCTTACTCAGACAAGCGCCTTGATTCCTGAATATGATCGAGCACGAGTTCGTATTAACTTACCTTGTGTGCTGAGACTATATTCTGTTTCAGATCAGGAATTTAAGGGTACAGTTTCATCTATTAGTCCATCAACAGTTGAGCTTGATGGCCTACAATACGTTGAACTGCAGATTCAATTAGATGACAGTCTGCCTACAAATTTTATCGGATCAAAAGGTTATGCTAAAATTGATGTTGGCTATACCTGTATCCTTTTAAATCTCATATCTCCTATTACTAGGTTTATCAACGTGGATCTTTGGTCTCTCCTTCCCTAGCCAAGTAATGATTACCATCTATCCTGCATTACCGCATGCAAGTACGTTGCCAAACCCCATCGAATTTTATCGATTAAACTTTGTCATCAGTGCTCCTAGAGGTGGCGCAATATCATTCAGCAACAGAATGAATCAGTTGGGGCAGATTGGCCTTCCACATACTCACCTTCCTGTAAGAAGCGATTCTAACCACCTTAAACAAGTTAATTCTACTCTCGATCTTTACAGCATTGACGATGGCTTAATTCGTGCGTTGTCTGGAATTATCTATGGTGGCTTTGAAACCTATCAACTTGAAGCGGCGCATCATGATCTCAGCATGATGTATTCAAGAGATACTTTTGGACAGGTTTATCAAAGGCTTTTGGCCAATAGCAGCTGCAATCTGTATGATCCTTCGTTCAGCTTAGCATTATTTCCTGATGAGATTCCCCGGTTAGAATCTAATTTCCCAGGTGCACGCTATATATATCTTTTTAGAGATCCTTATTTTTATGCTTCTTCAATACTGACCACGATTCACGGCTTAGACTCACTTCTGATTTGGTGGTCAATTGCTAAGGAGTTTAATTCCAACATAGCACTGGATCCACTCATAATGTGGTGCTCGATCAATGAATCACTTCTTGTATCAAAGGAAAAACATCGTACGGCTAGCTCTGTGCACGTAATCCGCCACCCTGAAGCAATTGGTCGTTATTCACTTGAACGTTTTAATCAGTTCATCGGATCAGAATATGCAAGCTACCAGCCACCACTTTCTCGCTCTATCCCTAGCAATTTTGTAACCTTGCCTTTCATGCGAAGGATGTCCATGAGCACACGACTAAGTAAAATGACTTCTATAATATCAGAGACTACCATTTCACCGATACAAGATAAGACTTCTTGGTGGCTTGATATCACCTTAGGTGGTGATCCATCGGCAAACTTATCTTATCATTCAAATCCAGGCGAAATAGTACCTGATTACTGGAAACAGATAATGCACAATTCTGAGTTGATTGACCGCTGTGATAAACTATGTAGGGCTCTAGGGTTTACGCCCCTTTCCACAAGGCTGTCTACCAATCAATAGGTATTTCAGGGGTCTAGGGACATCACTCCACAACGGACTAGGGTTTCTGTCTCAGGAGGTTGATCAGTCGCCAATCGAAATGAGGTCGCTAAGGGTTGTGGTGCAACCCACCTACTTCGACCTAACGCCCCATGCATGGGTAAGTTAATGTCCGCCCGAGGCAGTGGTGCAAGCGGCGTCCCAGCAAGTGGTGTAACTCAGGAGGATCAGCCCCGGCGTAGCCGGGGCTGACGGCTCACCTCCCTCAGATTTCAGCTGTGGCAATGGGTGGGCCGGTCTGTGACCCTGTTCGGAGAACTACCACCAAACCGAACACAGACCATGACCCTCACCCATAGTGGCGCCTCCGAGCTGAGCCAGCTCATGGAGGGCACCACCGCTGGCGCCCTGATCCCAGAGATCGTGCGCCGGGGTTTCCAGGACCTGCTGGAAGCCGAGGTTTCTGCCCTCACGGGCGCTCAACTCCATGAGCGCTGCCCCGATCAGCGCTCCACCCATCGCAACGGCTACCGGGAGCGGCTGCTCACCACCCAGGTGGGCGACCTCAGCCTGGCCATTCCCAGGTTGCGGCAGGGCAGCTTCTTTCCCAGCTGGCTGGAGCCACGCCGCCGGGTGGACAAGGCGCTCTACGCCGTGGTGATGGAGGCCTACACCGGCGGGATCTCCACCCGCAAGGTCGACGCCCTGGTGGAGGCGCTGGGCGGGGCCAGCGGCATCTCCAAATCGGAGGTGAGCCGCATCTGCCAGGGGCTCGATGAGCAGGTGAAAGCCTTTCTGGGCCGGCCGCTTGACCATGCCCGCTTTCCCTACTGTCAGGCGACAGCGAAAACTGGTCCGGAGGCGACACGAAAACTGGTCCACCCCGTGGAGCGAGCCAGGCAGGACGACAAGGGCAGCGCAGGGGCGCCATCTCTGGAGCCGATGGTTCTGGAGACAGCTGTGCAGACCCCTCAGGACGTGGAGGCGATGCGACGGCTATCGGCAGCAGGTTGGGGCCGGAGGCGGATTGCTAAAGAACTGGGCTGTTCACCGGAGACGGTGCGCAAGTACCTGCGGCAGGGTGGCTGGCAGCCCTACGGGAAGCCCTGCCGCAACACGGTTCTCGATGGCCAACGGGAGTGGCTGCGGCAGCGGTTTATGGCCCACCGCGGCAATGCCGATGTGGTGCGGCAGGAGCTGGCCAGTGAGAAGGGAATCGAGGTGAGCCTGCGGACAGTGGAGCGTGCCGTGGAGCCGTGGCGGCGGGAGCTGCGCAACGCGGCCCTGGCGACGGTGCGGTTTGAGACCCCGCCGGGCCGGCAACTGCA from Synechococcus sp. CBW1107 encodes the following:
- a CDS encoding HlyD family secretion protein, with the protein product MIVGDSCYYSINPSVRTSPLVEGQYRLYFGDRTTSFKLSASEWDAILNADSSGGSVDFLFSNCKNFFDTSRADIKRDEYISWLCEKGILLPVDPHHFAINSNPDSLSSNGSTSSLYPPNGSRTERNKVTTSKEDRKILLLSFNWITSRGLLRPPRALISLQAWLFPLTVILFIGTIYSFYFGVKPLAVLLSQRSDPLTGLSRLLIMLIVINLISVMISILLSYSLNIDDQKLYLRLKWGFLPRLAKEQNSKEIKQRATKLEELILVAQPLLVRLYLVVFSILYLYIYTPIPDSSPYSRLNILVAIIQGALASMIILLIPVRNTPGRRLLEFFGVMPKNYLKISVKRTFTTLSHLFKGKFSQITLSKSDINSLLFLIALLIAFTIKMLILYNILIPNISAEVPQFAGHWTALIVRIALTVLLIRFLYLTFFTKLIASRSSHKTDELSILAKPKSYTLGTPDQSLPNQSLGAANSFLHSLHFGITSFFSSKFFLAFILIIIFLFPFRASVTGSANVTEGESLDIRSTETAVVKQIFQAGPSSIILKNGTKILQMYSPTLSSQRSQQMQLISKLDSDIRTQRTLIQSIRTGSIKLEGENRDEELQSAYAMVQKVKSKITSLQNQIKIQNGQIVKLRGLTKSGAISEFQLQNLLSSQEALTGELEGAKSELTSALADVTIAQRKQKIDQDVNSGEQLSKALDELSSAESSLKVGKIALEAIEARISKLTLVMPFDGVISSNTRALLNRTVTPGETILTVKAQPLTQTSALIPEYDRARVRINLPCVLRLYSVSDQEFKGTVSSISPSTVELDGLQYVELQIQLDDSLPTNFIGSKGYAKIDVGYTCILLNLISPITRFINVDLWSLLP